In the Acidobacteriota bacterium genome, GGGTTGCCGGGGAGGCGGATGGTGATGACCTGCCCGATCACGGCCTCGACGTAGTCCCCGCACGCCTCCTTGCCCAGGGCGATCTCCCCCGCGGTGCCGGTGACGATGGGGAGCTGCTGCGCTTCCTCCACGGGGACACCGGCCACGGAGACCTCGCGGCCGATCCGCTTCTCGCCCTCGGCCGGCTGGACCATCCAGCCGTTCGGGCCCCAGGTCATCAGGCGCTTGCCGACCCAGTAGAGCGGGCCCCACGGCGTGCGGACGTAGTCGTTGACATTGGGCTTGAGGTCGAGAGCCTTTCCGTCGTAGAAAAGGGTCCCCACGCTCTTTTCCGTGTCGCGGCCCATGGTCTCGTGCTTGAGGGTGTACTTCCACTTGCCGGCGGTGTACGTGCCGGGGCGGGTGAGGTCCGCCTTGACCACAGGCGGCTCCGCAGTCGAAGGCGTCGTCGGGCCTTCCCCGGCCGCGGGCGGCTCCGCGGCCGAAGCCGTCGGCGGGTCCGCCGTGACCGGGGGATGCCCGCCGTCTCCGGATGGCGGGGTGGCAGTGGCGGAGGCCGCAAGCGACAGGCCGAAAACGAACAGGATGGTGACGATCAACTGCTTCATCTCTTCCTCCCGGGAACTCGATTGCAAAAAGCGCATTCTATCCGATCCGGCGGGGGAGGGGAAGGGCGAATTGCTCGGGGCGGCAGTGACGCGTCAGAGTTCCGTTCGCACCGTTCACAACGTTCACGTCGTTCCCACCGTTCACACCTTTCGCACCTTTCACACCGTTCGCACCGTTCACACCGTTCGCACCGTTCACACCTTTCGCACCTTTCACACCTTTCGCACCTTTCACACCATTCGCACCTTCCCCCCGAACGACAAACCCCTTGACTTGACCCGCTGAAACAGGAAAAATGCCCCTCTGACCGACCCGCACCGGGTGCCGAAATCCGACGAAAGGGGACACATCATGGAAAAGCGCGTCCTTCTGGGCAACGAGGCCATCGCATGGGGACTGCTCCTCGGCGGGTGCGAGGTGCTCGCCTCCTACCCCGGCACCCCCAGTTCGGAGGTCCTGCCCGCTTTCGTCGGTTTCACGAAGGAGACCGGCTCACCCGCCGTCGCCGAGTGGTCCATCAACGAAATGGTGGCCTTCCAGGTGGCCCTGGGGGCCTCCTACGCCGGCAAGCGGAGCGCCGTGGTCATGAAGCAGGTCGGGCTCAACGTCGCCGCGGACGCCCTCACCAGCGCCGCCTACACCGGCTGCAAGGGCGGCTTTCTCATCATCAGCGCCGACGACCCGGGGCCCCACTCCTCCCAGACGGAGCAGGACACCCGCTTTTTCGGCATGTTCGCCAAGGTGCCCGTGCTCGACCCCGCAACCCCCGGGGAGGCGCTCGCCTACGCCCGGTTCGGGCTCGAGCTTTCCGAGACCTACGGGGTCCCCGTCATCCTTCGCCCCTCGCTGCGGGTCTGCCACTCCCGGCAGGACGTGGACCTGCCCCCCGTCGGTTTCGAGGCGCGACCGTCGGCCTTCGTCAGGGACGTCGAGCGCTGGGCCGCCACCCCCAAGTTCCGTTACCGGCTCCACCGTGAACTGAACGGGAAGCTCAGGACCCTCGCCGCCGACCTCGCCGGGGACGATCGCGTGATGGCCGAGGACACGGGCGAGGGAAGCCGGGGCATCGTTGCCGGGGGGGTGCTCCGGGGGATCGTGAAGGACTTCGCCGCCGCTCGCGGGCTCAACCTGCCCGTTCTGCACGTCGGGCTGCCGTTCCCGCTCCCCGTGGAGCGCGTGGCGGCGTTCGCCGCGCGTTTCGACCGCGTCCTGGTCCTCGAGGAGACCACGTCGGTCATCGAGATGCAGCTTCCCGACAAGACGCGGCTCGACGGCCGTCTCAACGGGGCGGTCCCCGAGGAGGGGGAACTGGACGGGGCCCGGGTGGAGCAGCTCCTCTGCCGTTTCCTGGGCCTGGAGGCGCGTTCCACCACCCTCGAGGTCCCGGGGGACTTCCAGCGGGACATGCGGCGGCCGACCCTGTGCCCGGGATGCCCCCACCGGAACTCGTTCTACGCCATCCGCAAAGCCTTCCCCAAGGGAATCTACTGCAGCGACATCGGGTGCTACACCCTGGGGATCAACCTCAAGGCCGTGGACACCGTCCTGGTCATGGGGGCGTCCATCGGCCTCGCCATGGGGCTCCGCCAGGCTTACGGGAAGGACGGCCTCGAGCAGCCCGTCGTCTCCACCATCGGCGACTCCACCTTCTTCCACTCCGGGCTTCCCCAGTTGGTCAACGCCGTTTACAACGACATCCGCATCCTCGTCGTCATCCTCGACAACGCGGTGACCGCCATGACGGGGATGCAGCCCGCCGTCACCACCGGGGTCCGGGCGGACGGCTCCCGGGGGGTGGCCCTCTCCATCGAGGAGGCCGTGACGGGTTGCGGCGTTCGGTTCATCCGGCCGGTGGACCCCTACGACATCCCGGCCACCCTCGAGGCGCTGAAGGCGGCCCACGCCCACACCCTCGCACCCGACGGGGGCCCCGCGGTGGTCATCGCCCGTCACCCTTGCGTGATCAACGACCGGAAGGGCGCCATCCCCAAAGCCTTCACCGTGCGGGTGGACCCGGAAAAGTGCCGGCGTTGCCTACACTGCGTGCGAAACTTCGAGTGCCCGGCCATTTCGGCCGACGCGGACCGCAACATCTCCATCAACCCGATCACCTGCGCCCGCTGCGGGCGCTGCATCGAGATCTGCCCCCACGGGGCGTTCGTGGCCGAGTAAACCGTTACGGGAGGAGTACCTTGAAACTGATCGCCATCGGATCCGTCGCCTTCGACAGCGTCAAAACCCCCTTCGGGGAAGTGGAACGAGCGGTGGGGGGCTCGGCCACCTACTTCAGCCTCTGTGCCAGCTATTTCGCCGACACGGCGGTGGTGGGCGTCGTGGGGGAGGACTTCACGGAACGGGAGTTCGCCCTCTTCCACGAGAAGGGGATCGACACCCGGCAGATCCGCCGGGAGAAGGGGAAATCCTTCTTCTGGAAAGGGGTCTACAACAACATCAACGAGGCCGAGACCCTCGCGACGGAGCTGAACGTCTTCGCCGACTTCCGGCCGGAGATCCACCCCGATTTCCGGAGCACCCCCGTGGTCTTCCTGGGCAACATCGACCCCGACCTCCAGATCCACGTCCTGGACCAGATGAAAAAGCCCGCCGTCGTCGGCCTGGACACCATGAACCTCTGGATCAACCTCAAGCTGGACGCCCTCGTGGCGGCGCTCCGGCGCGTGGACATCCTCTTCATCAACGACGGGGAGGCCCGCATGCTCTCCGGGGAGCGCAACCTGCTCAGGGCCGCGGCGAAGATCCGTTCCATGGGGCCGAAAGCGCTGGTCATCAAGCGGGGGGAGTACGGGGCCGCCGGCTTTTTCGAGGACGAGGTGCGGCTTCTCCCCGCCTTCCCGGTGGAGGAAGCCCGTGACACCACCGGCGCCGGGGACAGCTTCGCCGGCGGCTTCATGGGTTACATCGCCTCGCAGGGCAGGATGGACCGGCGGGATTTCGGTCTCGCCCTCCGGTACGGCACCGTGATGGCTTCCTTCAACGTGGAGGATTTTTCGGTGGAACGGGTCCGCCGCTTGACGTTCCCCGAGATCACCGACCGCCT is a window encoding:
- a CDS encoding protease inhibitor I42 family protein, translating into MKQLIVTILFVFGLSLAASATATPPSGDGGHPPVTADPPTASAAEPPAAGEGPTTPSTAEPPVVKADLTRPGTYTAGKWKYTLKHETMGRDTEKSVGTLFYDGKALDLKPNVNDYVRTPWGPLYWVGKRLMTWGPNGWMVQPAEGEKRIGREVSVAGVPVEEAQQLPIVTGTAGEIALGKEACGDYVEAVIGQVITIRLPGNPTTGYEWQALPPDHAAVIPIGPVEYHKDAGDGKAVGTGGAYVFHFRADREGAAKITLLYKRNWEKEAAERFTVLVRVSPGAGPR
- a CDS encoding indolepyruvate oxidoreductase; the protein is MMEKRVLLGNEAIAWGLLLGGCEVLASYPGTPSSEVLPAFVGFTKETGSPAVAEWSINEMVAFQVALGASYAGKRSAVVMKQVGLNVAADALTSAAYTGCKGGFLIISADDPGPHSSQTEQDTRFFGMFAKVPVLDPATPGEALAYARFGLELSETYGVPVILRPSLRVCHSRQDVDLPPVGFEARPSAFVRDVERWAATPKFRYRLHRELNGKLRTLAADLAGDDRVMAEDTGEGSRGIVAGGVLRGIVKDFAAARGLNLPVLHVGLPFPLPVERVAAFAARFDRVLVLEETTSVIEMQLPDKTRLDGRLNGAVPEEGELDGARVEQLLCRFLGLEARSTTLEVPGDFQRDMRRPTLCPGCPHRNSFYAIRKAFPKGIYCSDIGCYTLGINLKAVDTVLVMGASIGLAMGLRQAYGKDGLEQPVVSTIGDSTFFHSGLPQLVNAVYNDIRILVVILDNAVTAMTGMQPAVTTGVRADGSRGVALSIEEAVTGCGVRFIRPVDPYDIPATLEALKAAHAHTLAPDGGPAVVIARHPCVINDRKGAIPKAFTVRVDPEKCRRCLHCVRNFECPAISADADRNISINPITCARCGRCIEICPHGAFVAE
- a CDS encoding sugar kinase, whose translation is MKLIAIGSVAFDSVKTPFGEVERAVGGSATYFSLCASYFADTAVVGVVGEDFTEREFALFHEKGIDTRQIRREKGKSFFWKGVYNNINEAETLATELNVFADFRPEIHPDFRSTPVVFLGNIDPDLQIHVLDQMKKPAVVGLDTMNLWINLKLDALVAALRRVDILFINDGEARMLSGERNLLRAAAKIRSMGPKALVIKRGEYGAAGFFEDEVRLLPAFPVEEARDTTGAGDSFAGGFMGYIASQGRMDRRDFGLALRYGTVMASFNVEDFSVERVRRLTFPEITDRLERFRRMLAE